A genomic stretch from Setaria viridis chromosome 1, Setaria_viridis_v4.0, whole genome shotgun sequence includes:
- the LOC117861994 gene encoding uncharacterized protein gives MLRSEDSRLVSSTRASRMSSTPRHGGHRAALLAAVVLASMLAAARAQQAQGGDASSGSGGPDQVSTAMVALLAAVVAVFVFIAASTVYLRHCSGYAVSTRSTPGDGGRAAGAPSSLDAFFASRSRWQRRRRSRGLDAEVVEAFPTMTYTEAKALRVGKGGGALECAVCLSEFEGGDRLRLLLPKCSHAFHPDCIGEWLAGHVTCPVCRCNLEPDHKDTTSDDGEPTSFPPTIPLASSISSDTAVALQYAGPLPVAVVIDVVTEEEEEERRQEALELQRIGTHRRAMRSRSGTQPPTAAKLARWHSTGHSHSLAARLDRDLELFTLRLPEQVRREMVAAAAERSSQLRRGRRRATAEGGGARSAPLVGQLGRWQSLLGRTFSGRLSFFSASRVTVGSGGGEVSSSSSYSYARLRGKRVAAVDVADDVPAEGSICLDSIGVGGSGSCASAKATPEEVAAAANEKEVKKQLRT, from the coding sequence ATGCTGCGTTCGGAAGACAGCCGACTAGTCAGCTCAACCCGCGCAAGCAGGATGTCCTCCACGCCTCGCCACGGCGGCCACCGCGCGGCGCTGCTCGCCGCGGTCGTCCTCGCGTCCATGCTCGCGGCAGCCCGCGCGCAGCAGGCGCAGGGCGGTGACGCGTCGTCAGGCTCCGGCGGCCCGGACCAAGTCAGCACGGCCATGgtcgcgctcctcgccgccgtcgtcgcggtgTTCGTCTtcatcgccgcctccaccgtTTACCTCCGCCACTGCAGCGGCTACGCCGTCAGCACCAGGTCGACGCCGGGCGATGGCGGAcgcgcggccggcgccccaAGCAGCCTCGACGCCTTCTTCGCCTCGCGGTCGCGGTGGCAGAGGCGGCGTAGGTCGCGCGGGCTCGACGCCGAGGTCGTCGAGGCGTTCCCCACCATGACGTACACCGAAGCCAAGGCGCTGCGAGTCgggaagggcggcggcgcgctcgagTGCGCGGTGTGCCTTAGCGAGTTCGAGGGCGGGGACCGGCTCCGCCTGCTGCTGCCCAAGTGCAGTCACGCCTTCCACCCGGACTGCATCGGCGAGTGGCTCGCCGGCCACGTCACCTGCCCCGTATGCCGCTGCAACCTCGAACCTGATCACAAGGACACCACCAGCGACGACGGGGAGCCGACGAGCTTCCCGCCGACGATTCCGTTAGCGAGCAGCATCTCCAGCGACACAGCGGTGGCACTGCAATACGCTGGCCCGCTACCGGTGGCTGTGGTGATCGACGTGgtcaccgaggaggaggaagaggagcggAGGCAGGAGGCCCTAGAGCTGCAGCGGATCGGGACCCACCGGCGGGCCATGCGGTCGCGGTCGGGGACCCAGCCGCCGACGGCGGCAAAGCTCGCCCGGTGGCACTCCACGGGCCACTCCCACTCCCTCGCCGCCAGGCTCGACCGCGACCTGGAGCTGTTCACGCTGCGGCTGCCGGAGCAAGTTCGCAGGGAgatggtcgccgccgcggccgagcgCAGCTCGCAGCTGCGCCGCGGGCGGAGGAGAGCCACCGCGGAAGGAGGCGGCGCCCGCAGCGCGCCCCTCGTAGGGCAGCTGGGCAGGTGGCAGTCGCTTCTCGGGAGGACCTTCTCCGGGAGGCTGTCCTTCTTCTCCGCGTCGAGGGTGACGGtaggctccggcggcggagaagtgtcgtcctcgtcgtcttACTCTTACGCGAGGCTGAGAGGGAAGCGCGTCGCCGCCGTTGATGTCGCCGACGACGTTCCAGCTGAGGGGAGCATCTGCCTTGACAGCATTGGAGTTGGAGGCAGCGGGTCCTGTGCAAGTGCAAAAGCGACCCccgaggaggtggcggcagcagcgAACGAGAAGGAAGTTAAAAAGCAGCTTCGGACGTAG